The sequence GGCCGTTGAGCAGGTAGCCCTTCTGGAACACCTTGAGCACGCTGCCAGGCTCGGCATGGGTACTTTCTTCCATGGCCATCGCCTGGTGATGCTCGGGGTTGAACGGCTCGCCCTGCGGATCGACCGGCGTCAACTGGTGGCGCGCCAGCGTGTCGAGCAGCAACTTGAGCGTCAGCTCGACGCCTTCGCGCATTGGCTTGACAGCCTCGTCATCCGGGCTCGACAGTTCCAGCCCCCGCTCCAGGCTGTCAGCCACCGCCAACAGATCGCCGGCAAACTTTTCCAGCGCGAACTTGTGTGCCTTTTCCACGTCCTGCTCGGCGCGGCGACGAATGT is a genomic window of Stutzerimonas stutzeri containing:
- the grpE gene encoding nucleotide exchange factor GrpE, translating into MADEQNLENQTPEENENVQADVAEDLAARVQSLEEQLAAAQDQSLRVAAELQNIRRRAEQDVEKAHKFALEKFAGDLLAVADSLERGLELSSPDDEAVKPMREGVELTLKLLLDTLARHQLTPVDPQGEPFNPEHHQAMAMEESTHAEPGSVLKVFQKGYLLNGRLLRPAMVVVSKAPAQTPPSIDEKA